Proteins encoded together in one Pseudomonadota bacterium window:
- the rpsB gene encoding 30S ribosomal protein S2 → MADTTVTMQQLIEAGAHFGHQTHRWNPRMKPYIFGARNGIHIIDLSQTVPLFARALDFVSATVKAGGKVLFVGTKRQAQQPIAEAALSCGQHFVNHRWLGGMLTNWKTISNSIKRLKSLEEQLGGDTSGFTKKEVLQLTRERDKLELSLGGIRDMGGIPDVMFVIDANKEDLAIKEANVLGIPVIAVLDTNTDPTNIAFPVPGNDDASRAVRLYCDAIAAAASQGSAGAAASSGEDLGAAAEPAAEAIVAEPAAEPEAEAAPVEEAPAEAEAVAETPAETEPAAEAPAEVEEAKAE, encoded by the coding sequence ATGGCGGATACCACCGTCACCATGCAGCAATTGATTGAAGCTGGTGCCCATTTCGGCCACCAGACCCACCGCTGGAACCCGCGCATGAAGCCCTATATCTTCGGCGCGCGCAACGGCATCCACATTATCGACCTGTCGCAGACCGTGCCGCTGTTCGCGCGCGCGCTCGACTTTGTGTCGGCCACCGTCAAGGCTGGCGGCAAGGTCCTGTTTGTCGGCACCAAGCGCCAGGCACAGCAGCCGATCGCCGAAGCCGCGCTGTCCTGTGGCCAGCACTTCGTCAACCACCGCTGGCTCGGCGGCATGCTGACCAACTGGAAGACGATCTCCAACTCGATCAAGCGGCTGAAATCGCTTGAGGAACAGCTTGGCGGAGATACCTCGGGCTTCACCAAGAAAGAGGTGCTGCAGCTGACCCGCGAGCGCGACAAGCTGGAATTGTCGCTTGGCGGCATCCGCGATATGGGTGGCATTCCCGATGTCATGTTCGTCATCGATGCCAACAAGGAAGATCTGGCGATCAAGGAAGCCAATGTCCTTGGTATCCCGGTGATTGCGGTGCTCGATACGAACACCGATCCGACCAACATCGCTTTCCCGGTTCCGGGCAATGACGATGCCAGCCGTGCTGTGCGCCTCTATTGCGACGCCATTGCCGCCGCCGCGAGCCAGGGCAGTGCCGGTGCTGCGGCATCGAGCGGCGAAGATCTGGGCGCGGCGGCTGAGCCTGCTGCTGAAGCGATTGTTGCCGAGCCTGCAGCCGAGCCGGAAGCGGAAGCCGCTCCTGTAGAAGAAGCTCCGGCTGAAGCGGAAGCTGTTGCGGAAACCCCGGCAGAAACCGAGCCTGCAGCCGAAGCCCCGGCCGAGGTCGAGGAAGCCAAGGCGGAATAA